In Papio anubis isolate 15944 chromosome 20, Panubis1.0, whole genome shotgun sequence, a single window of DNA contains:
- the LOC101004889 gene encoding olfactory receptor 7E24-like codes for MWSSSVNMFLVTCLYPKYTHSIKCDLCLLFSNPLFFSRCPSYTEPQNLTGVSEFLLLGLSEDPELQPIFTALFLSMYLITVLGNLLIILAIGSDSHLHTPMYFFLSNLSLADIGFTSTTVPKMIVDIQSHSTVISYAGCLTQMSSFVLFACMEDMLLTVMAYDRFVAICHPLLYPVIMTPHLCVFLVLASFFLSLLHSQLHNLIVLQFTCFKNVEIPNFFCDPSQLLNLACSDSVINNIFVYLDSTIFGFLPTSGILLSYYKILSSILRIPSSDGRYKAFSTCGSHLAVVCLFYGMGVGVYLTSAVSPSPRNAVVASVMYAVVIPMLNPFIYSLRNRDIQSALWRLHSRTV; via the coding sequence ATGTGGTCCTCAAGTGTGAATATGTTCCTTGTGACTtgcttgtatccaaaatatacacaCAGCATTAAGTGcgatttatgtcttttattttccaaCCCTCTTTTCTTCTCAAGGTGTCCAAGTTACACAGAGCCACAGAATCTCACAGGTGTCTCAGAATTCCTCCTCCTGGGACTCTCAGAGGATCCAGAACTGCAGCCCATCTTCACTGCGCTGTTCCTGTCTATGTACCTGATCACGGTGCTGGGGAACCTGCTCATCATCCTGGCCATCGGCTCTGACTCCCACCTCCACAcccccatgtacttcttcctcTCCAACCTGTCCTTGGCTGACATTGGTTTCACCTCCACTACGGTCCCCAAGATGATTGTGGACATCCAATCTCATAGCACAGTCATCTCCTATGCGGGCTGCCTGACTCAGATGTCTTCCTTTGTCCTTTTTGCATGTATGGAAGACATGCTTCTCACTGTGATGGCCTATGACCGGTTTGTAGCCATCTGTCACCCCCTACTCTACCCAGTCATCATGACTCCTCACCTCTGTGTCTTCCTAGTTTTGGCATCTTTTTTCCTTAGCCTGTTGCATTCCCAGTTGCACAACTTGATTGTGTTACAATTCACCTGCTTCAAGAATGTGGAAATCCCTAATTTTTTCTGTGACCCATCTCAACTTCTCAACCTTGCCTGCTCTGACAGCGTCATCAATAACATATTCGTATATTTAGATAGTAccatatttggttttcttcccACTTCAGGGATCCTTTTGTCTTACTATAAAATTCTCTCCTCCATTCTAAGAATTCCATCATCAGATGGGAGGTATAAAGCCTTCTCCACCTGTGGCTCTCACCTGGCagttgtttgcttattttatggAATGGGTGTTGGCGTGTACCTGACGTCAGCTGTGTCACCGTCTCCCAGGAATGCTGTGGTGGCATCAGTGATGTATGCTGTGGTCATCCCCATGCTGAACCCCTTCATCTACAGCCTGAGAAACAGGGACATTCAAAGTGCCCTGTGGAGGCTGCACAGCAGAACAGTCTAA
- the LOC101004540 gene encoding olfactory receptor 18-like: protein MYLVTVLGNLLIILAVGSDSHLHNPMYFFLSNLSLADIGFTSTTIPKTIVDIQTHSSVISYVGCLTQMSLFTLFGCMEDMLLAVMAYDRFVAICHPLHYPVIMNPRLCGFLVLVSFLLSLVESQLHNFTVLQFTCFKDVDISSFFCDPSQLLSLACSDTFLNNIVMYFGASIFGFLPISGVLYSYYKIISSILRVASLGGRYKVFSTCGSHLTVVCLFYGTGLGVYLSSAVSLSPRKGAVASVMYTVVTPMLNPFIYSLRNGDIKKALWKLQNRTV, encoded by the coding sequence ATGTACCTGGTCACGGTGCTGGGGAACCTGCTCATCATCCTGGCCGTCGGCTCTGACTCCCACCTCCACAAccccatgtacttcttcctcTCCAACCTGTCCTTGGCTGACATCGGTTTCACCTCCACCACCATCCCCAAGACAATTGTGGACATCCAAACTCACAGCAGCGTCATCTCCTATGTGGGCTGCCTGACACAGATGTCTCTTTTTACCCTTTTTGGATGCATGGAAGACATGCTTCTGGCTGTGATGGCTTATGACCGGTTCGTAGCCATCTGTCACCCCCTGCACTACCCAGTTATCATGAACCCACGCCTCTGTGGCTTCTTAGTTTTGGTGTCTTTTCTTCTTAGCCTGGTGGAATCCCAGCTGCACAATTTCACTGTGTTACAATTCACCTGCTTCAAGGATGTGGacatctcttctttcttctgtgacCCTTCTCAACTCCTCAGCCTTGCCTGTTCTGACACCTTCCTCAATAACATAGTCATGTATTTCGGTGCTTCCATATTTGGGTTTCTTCCTATTTCTGGGGTCCTCTACtcctattataaaattatttcctccATTTTGAGAGTTGCATCATTAGGTGGGAGATACAAAGTCTTCTCCACCTGTGGCTCTCACCTGACagttgtttgcttattttatggAACAGGCCTTGGCGTGTACCTCAGTTCAGCTGTGTCACTTTCTCCCAGGAAGGGTGCGGTGGCCTCAGTGATGTACACTGTAGTCACCCCCATGCTGAACCCCTTCATCTACAGCCTGAGAAACGGGGACATTAAAAAGGCCCTGTGGAAGCTGCAAAACAGGACAGTCTAG